The proteins below are encoded in one region of Flavobacterium nackdongense:
- a CDS encoding aspartate aminotransferase family protein, with protein MNLFDVYPLYPITPVKALDCTITDDKGIEYLDLYSGHGVISIGHTQPDYVAKVKEQLDNLSFYSNAIQNPLQVELAEKLGKASGLTDFNLFLCSSGAEANENALKMASFHTNKSRVIAFDNSFHGRTSAAVAVTDNKKIVAPLNAQQVVTFLPLNQIDLVETELKKGDVACVIIEPIQGVGGLDQGTTEFFQALEKICAANDVVLILDEVQSGYGRSGKFFAHQHHGIHPDIVTTAKGMGNGFPIGGVLISPKFKASYGLLGTTFGGSHLACAAGIAVLDVMESKNLMENANKVAEYFFEAIKVIPEIIKVKGRGLMLGVEFDFDVSALRKKMIIEKHIFTGGANNKNLLRILPPLTITTDAIDTFIVALQESLAELK; from the coding sequence ATGAACTTATTTGACGTTTACCCATTATATCCTATTACACCTGTAAAAGCTTTAGACTGCACCATTACAGACGATAAAGGAATCGAATATTTAGATTTATACTCTGGTCATGGAGTAATTTCTATAGGTCACACCCAACCGGATTATGTGGCCAAAGTAAAAGAACAATTGGATAATTTGAGCTTTTACTCGAATGCCATCCAAAATCCATTGCAGGTAGAATTGGCAGAAAAATTAGGAAAAGCTTCCGGCTTAACTGATTTCAACTTATTCCTTTGCAGTTCTGGGGCCGAAGCCAATGAAAATGCCTTGAAAATGGCTTCTTTTCATACTAATAAATCAAGAGTAATCGCTTTTGACAATTCATTCCACGGAAGAACCTCGGCGGCTGTTGCAGTTACCGACAACAAAAAGATTGTGGCACCTTTAAACGCACAACAAGTGGTTACCTTCTTGCCGTTGAACCAAATTGATCTGGTTGAAACTGAGTTAAAAAAAGGCGACGTAGCTTGTGTAATCATCGAGCCTATTCAAGGAGTTGGTGGTTTGGATCAAGGAACAACCGAATTCTTTCAAGCTTTGGAAAAAATTTGCGCTGCCAATGATGTCGTTTTAATTTTAGACGAAGTTCAATCCGGGTACGGAAGAAGCGGAAAATTTTTTGCACACCAACACCACGGAATCCATCCCGATATCGTAACCACTGCCAAAGGAATGGGGAACGGTTTTCCGATTGGAGGCGTTTTGATTTCACCTAAATTCAAAGCAAGTTATGGTTTATTGGGAACTACTTTTGGAGGAAGTCATTTGGCTTGTGCTGCCGGTATTGCCGTTTTGGACGTGATGGAAAGCAAAAATCTAATGGAAAATGCCAATAAAGTAGCGGAATACTTTTTTGAAGCCATCAAAGTGATACCTGAAATCATCAAAGTAAAAGGAAGAGGATTGATGCTGGGCGTTGAATTTGATTTTGACGTGAGTGCCTTGAGAAAGAAAATGATTATCGAAAAACATATTTTTACTGGTGGGGCCAACAATAAAAATCTATTGAGAATTTTACCTCCATTGACAATTACAACGGATGCTATCGATACATTTATCGTGGCTTTGCAGGAATCATTGGCTGAATTGAAATAA
- a CDS encoding Fic family protein produces the protein MKNDYFILSNTTFLLEEYKNNTVTIPFSDSFNQLKESEMTTETFNFYTSVATIASSKIEGETLEIDSYLKHKMLAIDYKKDLVEKPNDLYQAYIFAQNNSLTKTNFCKSHSLISKHLLPKNKQGICRTANMLVMEHQTFRIQYEAAPANEVTLLFEKFWLEIEKIKKRDLTIQEVFFFASMIHLVFVNIHPFEDGNGRAARLLEKWFISEKLGAKAWFLQSELNYYKNVDAYYKNLNKLGIFYEQLDYTKALPFLLMLPQSINSDYQK, from the coding sequence ATGAAAAACGATTATTTTATTTTATCAAATACGACTTTTTTACTTGAAGAATATAAAAACAATACAGTAACTATTCCCTTTTCTGACTCTTTTAATCAATTGAAAGAATCAGAAATGACTACTGAAACGTTTAACTTTTATACTTCAGTAGCCACAATTGCTTCGTCAAAAATTGAAGGCGAAACATTGGAAATAGACAGTTATTTAAAACATAAAATGCTCGCAATTGATTATAAGAAAGATTTGGTCGAAAAACCAAATGATTTATACCAAGCTTACATATTTGCACAAAATAATAGCTTGACAAAGACTAATTTTTGTAAAAGTCATTCCTTAATTTCGAAGCATTTACTTCCTAAAAACAAACAAGGAATTTGCAGAACAGCAAATATGCTTGTAATGGAACATCAAACATTTAGAATACAATATGAAGCAGCACCAGCCAATGAAGTTACGCTCCTATTTGAAAAATTTTGGTTAGAAATTGAAAAAATAAAAAAAAGAGACCTTACAATTCAAGAAGTCTTTTTCTTTGCATCGATGATTCATTTGGTTTTTGTGAACATTCATCCTTTTGAAGATGGAAATGGAAGAGCAGCAAGACTGTTAGAAAAATGGTTTATTTCTGAAAAATTAGGGGCGAAAGCTTGGTTTTTACAAAGTGAATTGAACTATTACAAGAATGTGGATGCCTATTACAAAAATTTGAACAAGCTAGGGATTTTTTATGAACAATTAGATTATACAAAAGCGCTGCCCTTTTTATTAATGTTACCACAATCAATCAATTCAGATTACCAAAAATAA
- a CDS encoding glutamate-5-semialdehyde dehydrogenase codes for MNTLLSIAKRNAVLSRMAELLEQERANLKSINQQDISNYSGEDLAMEKRLLVNDAKIDGMILSMQQLASQEDPVGVERFHFVHDNGLKITNKTAAFGTIMIIYESRPDVTVEAGGIAFKSGNKILLKGGKESLLSNLKIVSLWHQALEENEISKDWVEYLNYNRVETQAFLENPTQKVDLIVPRGGEQLIAFTKKHATCPVIVSGRGNNFLYINKEADLQKALDIIINGKTTNIGVCNALDKVLIDSNLKNWDHFAAKLVAELRNYKVEILGDERFSKATNVPQIESDLIWYEEFLNYKIVVGIVDSNEEAVTKINKYCGGHSASIITTNDAVAQEFMEQVDCAAVYQNASTRFTDGGQFGLGGELAISTDKLHQRGPIGLQHLVTNKWYIYGEGQVR; via the coding sequence ATGAACACATTATTATCCATAGCAAAAAGAAATGCGGTTTTAAGCCGAATGGCGGAACTTCTCGAACAAGAAAGAGCCAATCTTAAAAGCATCAATCAACAGGATATAAGCAATTATTCTGGTGAGGATTTGGCTATGGAAAAACGTTTGTTGGTGAACGATGCCAAAATTGACGGAATGATTTTGTCGATGCAACAATTGGCTAGTCAAGAAGATCCTGTTGGCGTGGAAAGATTCCATTTTGTACACGACAATGGGCTAAAAATCACCAACAAAACCGCAGCTTTTGGAACCATAATGATCATTTACGAATCCAGACCCGACGTAACGGTTGAAGCCGGTGGAATTGCATTCAAATCCGGAAACAAAATCTTGTTGAAAGGAGGAAAAGAATCTTTGTTATCCAATTTGAAAATTGTTTCGCTTTGGCACCAAGCCTTGGAAGAAAATGAGATTTCTAAAGATTGGGTTGAATATTTGAATTACAATCGTGTCGAAACTCAGGCTTTTCTAGAAAACCCAACACAAAAAGTCGATTTAATCGTTCCTCGTGGTGGCGAACAATTGATTGCTTTTACAAAGAAACACGCTACTTGCCCAGTAATTGTTAGCGGTCGAGGAAATAATTTCTTGTACATCAACAAAGAAGCCGATTTACAAAAAGCACTAGACATTATCATCAACGGAAAAACAACCAACATAGGAGTTTGCAATGCTTTGGATAAAGTTTTGATTGATTCCAATTTAAAAAACTGGGACCATTTTGCCGCTAAATTAGTAGCTGAATTACGCAACTATAAAGTTGAAATTTTGGGAGACGAACGTTTTTCAAAAGCAACAAATGTTCCCCAAATTGAATCGGATTTGATTTGGTACGAAGAGTTTTTGAATTATAAAATTGTTGTTGGAATTGTGGATTCTAACGAGGAAGCAGTAACTAAAATCAACAAATACTGCGGTGGACATTCGGCTTCGATCATAACCACCAATGATGCAGTTGCCCAAGAATTTATGGAGCAAGTAGATTGTGCAGCGGTGTATCAAAACGCTTCTACCCGATTTACTGATGGCGGGCAATTTGGTTTGGGAGGCGAATTGGCGATCAGCACAGATAAATTGCATCAACGCGGCCCAATAGGTTTGCAACATTTAGTCACTAATAAATGGTATATTTACGGTGAAGGACAGGTTAGATGA
- the proB gene encoding glutamate 5-kinase: MTKKRILLKLGSNTLTKETDHISRGKIEDIGIQIAALQDEYEFIIVSSGAIAAAKQFVKLDNHDKDVFVKQALASIGQPHLMRIYHENFSDLGLHTSQCLLSYSDFEKKQTKTNIVNTINVLVKNSYIPIINENDTVATDEIKFGDNDKLAALTAVLLNVDILIIATNTNGIYTKASINNEFPETIELVTDLSVLEKEIGDKKSSHGTGGMQSKIDSAAIAKAANIETWIINGLEDNFILKGLKNEIAFTKIV; this comes from the coding sequence ATGACAAAAAAAAGAATATTATTAAAGCTCGGTAGCAATACATTAACCAAAGAAACCGATCACATTTCGAGAGGAAAGATTGAAGATATTGGAATACAGATTGCCGCTTTACAGGACGAGTATGAGTTTATAATCGTGAGTTCCGGTGCCATTGCGGCGGCAAAACAATTTGTAAAACTGGACAATCACGACAAAGATGTCTTTGTAAAACAAGCCTTGGCCTCTATCGGTCAACCCCATTTGATGCGGATTTACCACGAAAATTTCAGTGATTTGGGTTTGCATACTTCACAATGTTTGCTTTCCTATTCAGATTTTGAAAAAAAACAAACCAAAACCAATATCGTCAACACGATAAATGTCTTGGTCAAAAACAGCTATATTCCAATTATTAATGAAAATGATACGGTTGCCACAGATGAAATTAAGTTTGGCGACAATGATAAATTAGCTGCTTTAACTGCGGTACTTTTAAACGTTGATATTCTTATAATTGCAACAAATACAAACGGAATTTACACCAAAGCATCCATCAATAATGAATTTCCCGAAACCATTGAATTGGTAACCGATTTAAGCGTTTTAGAAAAAGAAATTGGAGATAAAAAATCGTCACACGGAACGGGCGGAATGCAATCCAAAATTGATTCGGCAGCAATTGCAAAAGCAGCTAATATCGAAACTTGGATTATCAACGGACTGGAAGATAACTTTATTTTGAAAGGTTTGAAGAATGAAATTGCTTTTACGAAGATTGTATAA
- a CDS encoding N-acetylornithine carbamoyltransferase, with product MNFISIQNIDSLENWVKQALKIKKNPLKNKKLGKNKTLVMLFFNSSLRTRLSTQKAALNLGMDVMVMNFGSEGWTLEYEDGAIMDQGASEHIKEAAAVVSQYADIIAIRAFAGLVDKDKDNAETVISGFLKYATVPIVNMESATGHPMQSLADAITMAEHKTEHRPKVVLTWAPHPRALPQAVPNSFVEMMQKQTEMDFVITHPKGYELNPEITKDSIIEYDQDKAFEKADFIYAKNWSNYKEYGQITNSDPNWTVTAEKMALTNNAKFMHCLPVRRNVIVTDEVIDSENSVVIEQANNRTYSAQLVLQKILENRK from the coding sequence ATGAACTTTATATCCATACAAAACATAGATTCACTCGAAAATTGGGTGAAACAAGCGTTAAAAATCAAAAAAAATCCGCTTAAAAATAAAAAACTAGGCAAGAACAAAACACTAGTAATGTTGTTCTTTAATTCTAGCTTAAGAACCCGATTGAGTACCCAAAAAGCAGCCCTAAATTTGGGAATGGATGTGATGGTGATGAACTTTGGCAGCGAAGGTTGGACATTGGAATATGAAGATGGAGCTATTATGGATCAAGGCGCTTCAGAACACATCAAAGAAGCGGCTGCGGTAGTTTCTCAATACGCAGACATCATTGCTATCAGGGCTTTTGCAGGATTGGTGGACAAAGACAAAGACAATGCCGAAACGGTAATTTCTGGTTTTTTGAAATACGCTACCGTGCCAATTGTCAATATGGAAAGTGCCACCGGACATCCGATGCAATCCCTTGCCGATGCTATCACAATGGCGGAACACAAAACGGAACACAGACCAAAAGTGGTCCTGACTTGGGCGCCACATCCACGTGCTTTGCCACAAGCTGTTCCCAATTCCTTTGTAGAAATGATGCAAAAACAAACTGAAATGGACTTTGTAATCACGCATCCCAAAGGTTATGAACTGAATCCCGAAATTACCAAAGATTCCATCATAGAATACGATCAAGACAAAGCTTTCGAGAAAGCCGATTTTATCTATGCTAAAAACTGGAGCAATTATAAAGAATATGGACAAATCACGAATTCCGACCCGAATTGGACCGTGACTGCCGAAAAAATGGCGTTAACCAATAATGCTAAATTTATGCACTGTTTGCCAGTTCGTAGAAACGTAATTGTGACTGACGAAGTGATTGACAGCGAAAATTCAGTGGTTATCGAACAAGCGAATAATAGAACTTACTCAGCTCAATTAGTATTACAGAAGATTTTAGAAAATAGAAAATAG
- the argB gene encoding acetylglutamate kinase, with amino-acid sequence MSDKKPLSIIKIGGNIIDNPVELSEFLSDFSKIEGNKILVHGGGKSATKMAQSIGLVPQMIDGRRITDKPMLDVVVMIYAGEINKNIVAQLQANNTNAMGFSGADGNLIQSTKRNHPTIDYGFVGDVQKVNTPLLQTLINSRIVPVFCAITHDKKGQLLNTNADTIASELAIAASEAFEVTLSYCFEKAGVLTDVEDENSVIQQINSALYDKLKTEGAIHSGMIPKLDNCFNSLSKGVQKIKIGHHKMLKDETAIGTSIEL; translated from the coding sequence ATGTCAGATAAAAAACCTCTTTCAATAATCAAAATTGGTGGTAACATCATCGATAATCCTGTGGAATTGTCTGAATTCCTGTCTGATTTTTCTAAAATTGAAGGGAACAAAATTCTAGTTCACGGAGGTGGAAAATCGGCTACCAAAATGGCGCAAAGTATTGGCTTGGTTCCCCAAATGATTGACGGACGGAGAATTACCGACAAACCAATGCTGGATGTCGTCGTGATGATTTATGCCGGTGAAATCAACAAAAATATCGTGGCACAATTGCAGGCCAATAACACCAATGCAATGGGATTTTCAGGTGCTGACGGTAACTTAATTCAGTCCACCAAAAGAAACCATCCCACAATCGATTATGGTTTTGTGGGAGACGTTCAAAAAGTAAATACACCACTTTTGCAGACTTTAATCAATAGCAGAATCGTGCCCGTCTTTTGTGCCATTACGCACGACAAAAAAGGTCAATTATTAAATACCAATGCAGATACCATTGCCAGTGAATTAGCCATTGCCGCATCGGAAGCTTTTGAAGTGACCTTAAGTTATTGCTTCGAAAAAGCGGGAGTTTTAACGGATGTAGAGGATGAGAATTCGGTAATCCAACAAATCAATTCGGCTCTTTACGACAAATTAAAAACCGAAGGTGCCATTCATTCCGGAATGATTCCAAAATTGGACAACTGTTTCAATAGTTTGTCCAAGGGAGTTCAAAAAATAAAAATCGGACATCACAAAATGTTGAAAGACGAGACGGCTATTGGTACGAGTATAGAATTATAA
- a CDS encoding cupin domain-containing protein, with product MSKVIDKQSAKHYFWGEGCDSWVLADTDGLSVKQESMPNGTKEKLHFHTNAQQFFFVLKGTATFYLNNEIEIIKEQNGILIEPKTKHYIANETDEVLDFLVISQPTTNNDRIII from the coding sequence ATGAGTAAAGTAATTGACAAGCAATCAGCAAAACATTATTTTTGGGGAGAAGGATGCGATAGTTGGGTTTTAGCTGATACTGATGGATTATCGGTAAAACAAGAAAGTATGCCAAACGGAACAAAAGAAAAATTACATTTTCATACAAATGCACAACAATTTTTCTTTGTTTTAAAGGGTACTGCAACATTTTATTTGAATAATGAAATTGAAATTATAAAAGAACAAAATGGGATTTTGATAGAGCCAAAAACCAAACATTATATTGCTAATGAAACAGATGAAGTACTAGATTTTCTAGTAATTTCTCAACCAACAACTAATAATGATCGGATAATAATTTAA
- a CDS encoding M20 family metallo-hydrolase, with product MKNIETLIKEAIALLELLIETPSFSGEEDQTALLIENWFTQNSIPFERENNNIWAFNKYFDKSKPTLLLNSHHDTVKPNQGYTKNPFEAIVEDGKLFGLGSNDAGGCLVSLIATFTHFYANENLPYNIVIVASAEEENSGKNGLNSVLKHLPELECAIVGEPTLMQLAIAEKGLLVLDVVVKGTASHAAHNNPDNPIYNAMPVIDWFKTYQFEKISEVLGPIKMTVTQINAGKQHNVVPAECHLVVDIRVNDCYNNIEILETVRSNVNAEITPRSMHLNASSIPISHGLVQAGIALGRTTYGSPTLSDQSVLYCKSLKLGPGESLRSHSADEFIYINEIEEGIDLYIKILTDFFRS from the coding sequence ATGAAAAACATAGAAACCCTTATAAAAGAAGCTATAGCGTTATTAGAATTGCTGATTGAAACACCTTCCTTTTCGGGTGAGGAAGATCAAACAGCCCTTTTAATCGAAAATTGGTTTACACAAAATAGCATTCCGTTCGAAAGAGAGAACAATAACATTTGGGCTTTCAATAAATATTTTGACAAATCCAAACCCACGCTTTTACTCAATTCTCACCACGATACCGTGAAACCGAATCAAGGATATACTAAAAATCCTTTTGAAGCTATTGTTGAGGACGGAAAATTATTTGGCTTAGGGAGTAATGACGCCGGAGGCTGTTTGGTTTCGCTCATCGCTACTTTCACCCATTTTTATGCCAATGAAAATCTGCCTTATAATATTGTGATTGTTGCTTCGGCGGAAGAAGAAAACAGTGGAAAAAATGGATTAAATAGTGTATTGAAACATTTGCCAGAACTAGAATGCGCCATTGTGGGCGAACCTACTTTAATGCAATTGGCTATAGCCGAAAAAGGATTATTAGTTTTGGATGTGGTTGTAAAAGGCACGGCAAGTCACGCTGCACACAACAATCCCGACAATCCTATTTATAATGCAATGCCTGTAATTGACTGGTTCAAAACCTATCAATTTGAAAAAATATCGGAGGTTTTGGGGCCTATAAAAATGACTGTAACCCAAATTAATGCAGGTAAGCAACACAATGTAGTTCCAGCCGAATGTCATTTGGTTGTTGATATCCGAGTGAATGATTGCTATAACAATATCGAAATTCTAGAAACTGTAAGATCCAATGTAAACGCCGAAATCACGCCACGTTCAATGCACTTGAATGCTTCATCTATTCCTATTTCACACGGATTGGTACAAGCAGGGATAGCATTAGGAAGAACCACTTACGGCTCGCCTACTCTATCCGATCAATCGGTTTTGTATTGCAAATCATTGAAATTGGGTCCTGGAGAAAGCCTGCGTTCGCACTCGGCAGACGAATTTATATATATCAACGAAATAGAAGAAGGAATCGATTTATATATCAAAATATTGACTGATTTTTTTAGGAGCTAA
- the argH gene encoding argininosuccinate lyase: MKLWEKGIPTDKQIEHFTVGNDRELDLVLAKYDALGSIAHAKMLHQIGLLTEEETDSLVLALEDIIVDAEKGEFEIDESFEDVHSKIEYLLTTKLGDAGKKIHTARSRNDQVLVDVNLYLKDVVTEFKSQVKTLFDLLMESADKYQNVLLPGYTHLQIAMPSSFGMWFSAYAETLIDDITMLNAALKIVDQNPLGSAAGYGSSFPINRTFTTEELGFETLKYNSVAAQMSRGKSEKTVAFAMSSVAATLAKFSMDVCLYMSQNFDFITLPAHLTTGSSIMPHKKNPDVFELIRGKCNKIQALPYEITLITNNLPSGYHRDLQLLKEGLFPAIQNLKACLDIAIFSIKDIKVKDNILADKKYDYLFTVDTLNEMVVAGMPFRDAYKAVAEQLENGTFQSPTATKHTHEGSINNLCLEEIKAKMKLAF, translated from the coding sequence ATGAAACTTTGGGAAAAAGGAATACCAACAGACAAACAAATAGAACATTTCACCGTTGGGAACGACCGTGAATTAGACTTGGTCCTCGCCAAATACGATGCATTAGGTTCCATCGCGCACGCTAAAATGTTGCATCAAATTGGGCTTTTAACCGAAGAAGAAACCGATTCTTTAGTTCTGGCTTTGGAAGACATCATTGTCGATGCCGAAAAAGGCGAATTCGAAATTGACGAGAGTTTTGAAGATGTTCATTCCAAAATCGAGTATCTTTTAACTACCAAATTAGGTGATGCAGGAAAGAAAATCCACACGGCTCGTTCCCGTAATGATCAGGTTTTGGTGGACGTGAATTTATACCTAAAAGACGTGGTAACCGAATTCAAATCGCAAGTAAAAACCTTATTTGATTTGTTAATGGAATCGGCAGATAAATACCAAAATGTTTTGTTGCCGGGTTACACCCATTTGCAAATTGCGATGCCTTCTTCCTTTGGAATGTGGTTTTCTGCCTATGCCGAAACTTTGATTGATGATATCACAATGCTGAATGCCGCCTTGAAAATCGTGGACCAAAATCCACTGGGTTCAGCTGCGGGTTACGGAAGCTCCTTCCCTATCAACAGAACATTTACTACTGAAGAATTGGGTTTTGAAACCTTAAAATACAATTCGGTTGCCGCACAAATGAGCCGTGGAAAATCAGAGAAAACGGTAGCTTTTGCGATGAGTAGCGTTGCCGCAACCTTGGCGAAATTTTCAATGGACGTTTGTTTGTATATGAGCCAAAATTTTGATTTTATCACTTTGCCGGCCCATTTAACGACAGGTTCTAGTATTATGCCCCACAAGAAAAACCCAGATGTTTTTGAGTTGATTCGTGGAAAATGCAACAAAATCCAAGCCTTGCCTTATGAAATTACTTTAATAACCAACAACTTACCAAGCGGGTACCATCGTGATTTACAATTATTGAAAGAAGGATTGTTTCCAGCGATTCAAAACCTAAAAGCCTGTTTGGATATTGCCATTTTCTCCATCAAGGATATCAAAGTAAAAGACAATATTTTGGCCGATAAAAAATACGATTATCTATTTACAGTTGATACTTTAAACGAAATGGTGGTCGCAGGAATGCCGTTTAGAGATGCCTACAAAGCAGTTGCAGAACAATTGGAAAACGGTACTTTTCAATCGCCTACAGCAACCAAACACACCCACGAAGGAAGTATCAACAACCTTTGTTTGGAGGAGATTAAGGCAAAAATGAAATTGGCATTTTAA
- the ytxJ gene encoding bacillithiol system redox-active protein YtxJ, producing MSVFSNLFGSSEKQNNSNSKINWIPLQDLGQLNEIINISNEKPVVIFKHSTRCIVSRTALKQFEIETLQCNVFTENNVATYFLDLLAHRDISNEIANRFGVQHQSPQLLLIKEGKSVYDVSHSDIDAAELKVKL from the coding sequence ATGAGTGTATTTTCAAATCTTTTCGGAAGTTCCGAAAAACAAAACAATTCTAACAGTAAAATCAATTGGATTCCGTTACAAGATTTGGGGCAATTGAATGAAATAATCAATATTTCGAACGAAAAACCCGTTGTGATTTTTAAACATAGCACCCGTTGTATCGTTAGCCGAACGGCGTTGAAGCAATTTGAGATAGAGACGTTGCAATGCAACGTCTTTACTGAAAATAACGTCGCTACATATTTTTTAGATTTATTAGCGCATCGGGACATTTCCAATGAAATTGCTAACCGTTTTGGAGTGCAACATCAATCGCCACAATTGTTATTAATCAAGGAAGGAAAATCGGTTTATGATGTTTCTCATAGCGATATTGATGCTGCGGAGTTGAAGGTGAAGTTGTAG